Proteins encoded within one genomic window of Haladaptatus sp. QDMS2:
- a CDS encoding DUF5795 family protein: MADNRVVQGRMVTPKRLAALIEGDDVMDAEPIRDADRECPDCGGNVLEVGYMPSVMEFVTGWKCQDCDWAADDRDD; the protein is encoded by the coding sequence ATGGCTGATAATCGTGTCGTGCAGGGTCGCATGGTCACGCCCAAACGACTCGCCGCACTCATCGAAGGCGACGACGTCATGGACGCAGAACCGATTCGCGACGCAGACCGCGAGTGCCCCGACTGCGGCGGCAACGTCCTCGAAGTGGGCTACATGCCCTCCGTCATGGAGTTCGTTACGGGCTGGAAGTGCCAGGACTGCGACTGGGCGGCAGACGACCGCGACGACTGA